From a region of the Alnus glutinosa chromosome 1, dhAlnGlut1.1, whole genome shotgun sequence genome:
- the LOC133870202 gene encoding transcription factor bHLH49 isoform X1, giving the protein MDMGGKDKFELENRNENPMNYAPSMSDWRYGSANLTNRSTGLVPMGNLMAVSKGDLIGSSSCSSTSIVDSFGQILWDHNSNSENLGFYDITVQNNASTSERIGKTKAGPASLRSIDTSFDMGWNPASSMLKGGIFLPNAAAMLPQSLSQFPADSAFIERAARFSCFNGGNFSGMASPYGIPESMGLYSRGEGLMQGTQEAFAGIGLKSVSGGQSQKKEQNVGDASKDVPLSIEHGDTEGSLEKDERKSESLLRSHDEAKQGIGQSGNDSDEAEFSGAGGQDEPSVLEGTVGEPFAKGLDSKKRKRSVPDTKLDLANGVPQQSCESAKDDAEIQQKGDQNPTSTTSKSSGKHGKQGSQPSDLPKEEYIHVRARRGQATNSHSLAERVRREKISERMKFLQDLVPGCSKVTGKAVMLDEIINYVQSLQRQVEFLSMKLATVNPRLDFNIEGLLGKNILQSRAGTPSAQGFSPDMPVACPLLLPSQQRLIQAGLPGMGSSSDLLRRTNDTQLTPMAGGFKEPTQLPNVWEDELHNVVQMSYGTNAPLSSQDADGSLPHSHMKVEP; this is encoded by the exons ATGGACATGGGTGGCAAGGATAAATTTGAGCTAGAAAACAGGAATGAGAATCCTATGAACTATGCACCTAGTATGTCAGACTGGCGATATGGCAGTGCCAATCTCACAAATAGATCTACGGGTTTGGTTCCCATGGGAAATCTGATGGCTGTTAGCAAAGGAGACCTTATTGGATCTTCTTCTTGTTCATCTACTTCAATAGTGGACTCATTTGGTCAAATCCTTTGGGACCATAACTCCAACTCCGAAAACTTGGGATTTTATGACATTACCGTCCAGAACAACGCAAGCACTTCCGAAAGGATAGGAAAGACAAAAGCTGGCCCTGCCTCTTTAAGAAGTATTGATACATCATTTGATATGGGTTGGAATCCAGCAAGTTCAATGTTGAAAGGGGGTATTTTCTTGCCTAATGCAGCTGCCATGCTCCCACAGAGCTTATCTCAGTTCCCAGCAGATTCTGCGTTCATTGAGCGTGCTGCTAGATTTTCATGCTTCAACGGTGGTAATTTTAGTGGTATGGCGAGCCCTTATGGGATTCCTGAATCAATGGGTCTGTATTCTAGGGGTGAGGGGCTCATGCAGGGGACGCAAGAGGCTTTTGCTGGCATTGGTTTGAAATCAGTTTCTGGTGGGCAGTCTCAAAAGAAGGAGCAGAATGTGGGTGACGCTTCCAAAGATGTTCCTTTGTCTATTGAACATGGGGATACTGAAGGGAGCCTAGAAAAGGATGAGAGAAAAAGTGAGAGCCTTTTGAGATCTCATGATGAAGCAAAACAAGGCATTGGTCAGTCTGGTAATGATTCTGATGAAGCTGAGTTTAGCGGTGCCGGTGGTCAAGATGAGCCATCGGTTTTGGAGGGTACAGTTGGGGAACCTTTTGCTAAGGGACTTGActcaaagaaaaggaaaagaagtgTGCCG GATACTAAACTTGATCTAGCCAATGGTGTTCCACAACAATCTTGTGAATCTGCAAAGGATGACGCAGAAATTCAACAAAAGGGAGACCAAAACCCAACTTCAACTACTAGCAAGAGCTCTGGGAAACATGGTAAACAGGGTTCTCAACCTTCAGATCTACCAAAAGAAGAATATATTCATGTCAGAGCTCGAAGGGGCCAGGCAACAAATAGCCATAGTCTTGCAGAAAGA GTAAGAAGAGAAAAGATCAGTGAAAGGATGAAGTTTCTTCAAGACCTCGTACCTGGTTGCAGTAAG GTCACTGGTAAAGCGGTGATGCTGGACGAAATCATTAACTATGTACAATCACTGCAACGACAGGTTGAG tTTTTGTCAATGAAACTTGCTACTGTGAATCCACGGCTAGATTTTAATATCGAAGGGCTCCTgggaaaaaat ATCCTTCAGTCAAGAGCAGGTACTCCATCTGCACAAGGATTTTCACCTGATATGCCTGTGGCTTGTCCTCTACTACTTCCTTCTCAACAAAGACTTATTCAAGCTGGTCTTCCTGGCATGGGAAGCTCATCTGATTTGCTTCGAAGAACCAATGATACACAGCTGACACCCATGGCTGGAGGATTCAAGGAACCTACACAG CTACCTAATGTCTGGGAGGATGAGCTCCACAATGTTGTCCAGATGAGCTATGGAACCAATGCTCCCCTCAGTAGCCAAGATGCAGatg GCTCTCTGCCACACAGCCATATGAAAGTTGAACCTTGA
- the LOC133870202 gene encoding transcription factor bHLH49 isoform X2, whose protein sequence is MDMGGKDKFELENRNENPMNYAPSMSDWRYGSANLTNRSTGLVPMGNLMAVSKGDLIGSSSCSSTSIVDSFGQILWDHNSNSENLGFYDITVQNNASTSERIGKTKAGPASLRSIDTSFDMGWNPASSMLKGGIFLPNAAAMLPQSLSQFPADSAFIERAARFSCFNGGNFSGMASPYGIPESMGLYSRGEGLMQGTQEAFAGIGLKSVSGGQSQKKEQNVGDASKDVPLSIEHGDTEGSLEKDERKSESLLRSHDEAKQGIGQSGNDSDEAEFSGAGGQDEPSVLEGTVGEPFAKGLDSKKRKRSVPDTKLDLANGVPQQSCESAKDDAEIQQKGDQNPTSTTSKSSGKHGKQGSQPSDLPKEEYIHVRARRGQATNSHSLAERVRREKISERMKFLQDLVPGCSKVTGKAVMLDEIINYVQSLQRQVEFLSMKLATVNPRLDFNIEGLLGKNSRAGTPSAQGFSPDMPVACPLLLPSQQRLIQAGLPGMGSSSDLLRRTNDTQLTPMAGGFKEPTQLPNVWEDELHNVVQMSYGTNAPLSSQDADGSLPHSHMKVEP, encoded by the exons ATGGACATGGGTGGCAAGGATAAATTTGAGCTAGAAAACAGGAATGAGAATCCTATGAACTATGCACCTAGTATGTCAGACTGGCGATATGGCAGTGCCAATCTCACAAATAGATCTACGGGTTTGGTTCCCATGGGAAATCTGATGGCTGTTAGCAAAGGAGACCTTATTGGATCTTCTTCTTGTTCATCTACTTCAATAGTGGACTCATTTGGTCAAATCCTTTGGGACCATAACTCCAACTCCGAAAACTTGGGATTTTATGACATTACCGTCCAGAACAACGCAAGCACTTCCGAAAGGATAGGAAAGACAAAAGCTGGCCCTGCCTCTTTAAGAAGTATTGATACATCATTTGATATGGGTTGGAATCCAGCAAGTTCAATGTTGAAAGGGGGTATTTTCTTGCCTAATGCAGCTGCCATGCTCCCACAGAGCTTATCTCAGTTCCCAGCAGATTCTGCGTTCATTGAGCGTGCTGCTAGATTTTCATGCTTCAACGGTGGTAATTTTAGTGGTATGGCGAGCCCTTATGGGATTCCTGAATCAATGGGTCTGTATTCTAGGGGTGAGGGGCTCATGCAGGGGACGCAAGAGGCTTTTGCTGGCATTGGTTTGAAATCAGTTTCTGGTGGGCAGTCTCAAAAGAAGGAGCAGAATGTGGGTGACGCTTCCAAAGATGTTCCTTTGTCTATTGAACATGGGGATACTGAAGGGAGCCTAGAAAAGGATGAGAGAAAAAGTGAGAGCCTTTTGAGATCTCATGATGAAGCAAAACAAGGCATTGGTCAGTCTGGTAATGATTCTGATGAAGCTGAGTTTAGCGGTGCCGGTGGTCAAGATGAGCCATCGGTTTTGGAGGGTACAGTTGGGGAACCTTTTGCTAAGGGACTTGActcaaagaaaaggaaaagaagtgTGCCG GATACTAAACTTGATCTAGCCAATGGTGTTCCACAACAATCTTGTGAATCTGCAAAGGATGACGCAGAAATTCAACAAAAGGGAGACCAAAACCCAACTTCAACTACTAGCAAGAGCTCTGGGAAACATGGTAAACAGGGTTCTCAACCTTCAGATCTACCAAAAGAAGAATATATTCATGTCAGAGCTCGAAGGGGCCAGGCAACAAATAGCCATAGTCTTGCAGAAAGA GTAAGAAGAGAAAAGATCAGTGAAAGGATGAAGTTTCTTCAAGACCTCGTACCTGGTTGCAGTAAG GTCACTGGTAAAGCGGTGATGCTGGACGAAATCATTAACTATGTACAATCACTGCAACGACAGGTTGAG tTTTTGTCAATGAAACTTGCTACTGTGAATCCACGGCTAGATTTTAATATCGAAGGGCTCCTgggaaaaaat TCAAGAGCAGGTACTCCATCTGCACAAGGATTTTCACCTGATATGCCTGTGGCTTGTCCTCTACTACTTCCTTCTCAACAAAGACTTATTCAAGCTGGTCTTCCTGGCATGGGAAGCTCATCTGATTTGCTTCGAAGAACCAATGATACACAGCTGACACCCATGGCTGGAGGATTCAAGGAACCTACACAG CTACCTAATGTCTGGGAGGATGAGCTCCACAATGTTGTCCAGATGAGCTATGGAACCAATGCTCCCCTCAGTAGCCAAGATGCAGatg GCTCTCTGCCACACAGCCATATGAAAGTTGAACCTTGA
- the LOC133864870 gene encoding uncharacterized protein LOC133864870: MPRTWQLLRPDRSDPPSLTVSELEDVKEISGWSAARVKADKFEEVDFDNLVTEENMRQFLGYDIPRDKQLITKRGAVKKRNEAPPSPRPMTKKRSPEEVLGDVPAQKKQKIPLAASGARRTPPSAPSPRGVPGSAPGTQSPDQPETTPHVGVAEESRIESENVTPEAGVLPETSTRSESRAEASPSTGAVPQVGPSSSSRMTALWQKCENCPAPPPTPSPEVQARISGLEDEVAALKSLLQSKDEELASRESIISEMRSANARLSNEVAEANGRYARSIESLSSELDRADQLSIRLSAVQNECSEACKNALSAEAEKDKLKDEVERLTAERDKALKAQDHSESLLIRLRARYDADRAKLKQEAIDEMEEFGKDFMPDVPNWGLDAPVPEEDPLDDPAS, encoded by the exons atgcctcggacttggcagtTGTTGCGACCTGACCGAAGTGACCCCCCTTCGCTCACTGTATCCGAACTGGAGGATGTtaaggagataagtgggtggtccgctgccagAGTCAAGGCcgacaagtttgaagaagtcgATTTTGACAATCTCGTCACCGAGGAGAATATGAGGCAGTTTCTCGGATATGACATTCCGAGAGATAAACAGTTAATCACCAAGAGGGGAGCtgtcaagaagaggaatgaagCCCCTCCATCCCCGAGACCTATGACTAAGAAGAGGTCACCTGAGGAAGTTCTCGGGGATGTTcctgcacaaaagaaacagaagattccTTTGGCCGCCTCGGGTGCGAGGAGAACTCCTCCTTCGGCTCCATCACCTAGG GGGGTGCCGGGATCTGCTCCTGGAACTCAAAGTCCCGATCAACCCGAAACAACTCCCCATGTTGGAGTGGCTGAGGAGTCTCGGATCGAATCCGAGAACGTTACTCCTGAAGCTGGCGTGCTCCCCGAGACTTCTACTAGGAGCGAGTCTCGTGCTGAGGCCAGCCCAAGTACCGGGGCTGTACCTCAAGTGGGTCCTAGCTCTTCCTCCAGG atgactgccctctggcagaagtgcGAAAATTGTCCTGCGCCTCCGCCCACTCCTTCCCCCGAAGTTCAAGCCCGCATCTCGGGTTTAGAGGATGAAGTTGCGgcgctgaagtctcttcttcagtccaaggacgaggaactcgcgTCCCGGGAATCAattatatccgagatgcgttctgctaaCGCTCGTTTGAGTAACGAAGTGGCGGAGGCCAACGGTCGATACGCTCGCTCTATTGAaagtctttcttccgagctggatcgtGCGGACCAATTGTCTATTCGTTTGTCGGCTGTGCAGAATgaatgctccgaggcgtgcAAGAATGCGTTGAGTGCCGAGGCTGAAAAGGACAAACTCAAAGATGAGGTTGAAAGACTTACAGCCGAGAGGGATAAAGCTCtcaaggcgcaggatcactcggagagtctcttgattcgTCTCAGGGCTAGATATGACGCCGATCGGGCAAAGCTTAAAC AAGAAGCCATTGACGAGATGGAGGAGTTTGGTAAGGACTTCATGCCCGacgttccgaattggggtcttgacgcgCCAGTTCCCGAAGAAGAccctcttgacgatcctgcTAGCTAG
- the LOC133858455 gene encoding peroxidase 11, whose amino-acid sequence MALFLRSKLLHHLQPFVLLVFFSFGASRLHASPPPLTLDYYASTCPTVLETVRKELECEVQSDPRNAALILRLHFHDCFVQGCDGSILLDDTITLEGEKKASANQNSLKGFKIVDRIKNELESECPGIVSCADILTIAARDAVILVGGPYWDVPLGRKDSTTASRALSDSNLPTPDENLLSVISKFLYQGLSVTDMVALAGAHTIGMARCSSFRSRIYGDFAATSGHDPVSESHLNSLKSICPSTGADNNISAMDYETPNLFDNSFYQILLKGEGLLNSDQAMYSSVFGVETKELVRKYAADPIAFFQQFSDSMVKMGNITNPDSFITGEVRRNCRFVNT is encoded by the exons ATGGCACTTTTCCTTCGTTCAAAGCTCCTTCATCATCTGCAGCCATTCGTGCTTCTTGTTTTCTTCAGTTTCGGAGCCTCTAGATTGCATGCAAGTCCTCCTCCTCTAACGTTGGATTACTATGCATCTACTTGTCCAACTGTGCTCGAAACTGTCAGGAAAGAATTAGAATGTGAAGTCCAATCTGATCCACGTAATGCGGCCTTGATCCTTCGATTACATTTCCACGACTGTTTCGTTCAG GGATGCGATGGATCAATTTTGCTGGATGACACAATTACGTTAGAGGGGGAGAAGAAAGCTTCCGCCAACCAAAACTCTTTAAAAGGTTTCAAAATTGTTGATAGGATAAAGAACGAGCTCGAATCAGAATGCCCCGGGATTGTATCTTGTGCAGATATTCTCACCATTGCTGCAAGGGATGCTGTCATTCTG GTTGGTGGACCTTATTGGGATGTTCCTCTTGGAAGAAAGGATTCTACAACTGCAAGCCGTGCACTGTCGGACTCGAATCTTCCTACACCAGATGAAAACCTGCTCTCTGTCATTTCCAAGTTTCTTTATCAAGGCCTCTCAGTCACAGACATGGTGGCTCTGGCAG GGGCACACACTATAGGCATGGCACGCTGTTCGAGTTTCCGATCAAGGATTTATGGAGACTTTGCAGCAACTTCAGGGCATGATCCTGTCTCTGAGTCACACCTCAACAGCTTGAAATCCATTTGCCCGTCTACGGGGGCAGACAATAACATATCAGCCATGGACTATGAAACTCCTAATCTTTTTGACAATTCCTTCTACCAGATACTGTTGAAAGGAGAGGGATTGCTCAATTCTGACCAAGCAATGTATTCGAGTGTGTTTGGGGTTGAAACAAAGGAGCTCGTGCGAAAATATGCAGCAGATCCGATTGCTTTCTTCCAGCAGTTCTCTGATTCGATGGTGAAAATGGGAAATATTACAAACCCAGATAGCTTTATCACCGGAGAAGTTAGGAGAAATTGCAGATTTGTCAACACTTGA
- the LOC133870213 gene encoding ceramide synthase 1 LOH3-like yields the protein MDLTETLRSIDWQQESYPAYEDFTILPFFALFFPTVRFFLDRFIFQKLASRLIFGKGDEMLDVETSERRKKIRKFKESAWKCIYYLSAELLALYVTHNEPWFANTRYFWVGPGHQVWPDQQIKLKLKGLYMFTAGFYTYSIFALIFWETRRSDFGVSMSHHVATLILIVLSYIFRFARVGSVVLALHDASDVFLEVGKMSKYSGAEKIASFAFVLFVLSWILLRLIYYPFWVLWSTSYEVLLTLDKEKHTAAGPIYYYVFNTLLFCLLVLHIYWWVLMYRMLVKQIQARGRLSEDVRSDSEDEDEHED from the exons ATGGATTTGACCGAAACCTTGAGGTCCATCGATTGGCAGCAAGAATCATACCCTGCATATGAGGATTTCACAATCCTTCCTTTCTTTGCTCTGTTCTTCCCCACTGTTCGGTTTTTCCTCGATAGGTTCATTTTCCAG AAACTGGCCAGTCGATTGATTTTTGGAAAGGGGGATGAGATGCTAGATGTTGAGACAAGcgagagaaggaagaagataagaaaattTAAAGAGTCAGCATGGAAATGCATTTATTATCTTTCAGCAGAGCTTCTTGCTTTATATGTAACTCATAATGAGCCTTGGTTTGCTAACACAAGATACTTTTGGGTGGGACCGGGACATCAGGTTTGGCCTGACCAACAAATTAA GTTGAAATTGAAGGGATTGTATATGTTTACGGCTGGATTTTATACATACTCCATATTTGCTTTGATTTTCTGGGAAACAAGGCGTTCGGACTTTGGGGTGTCCATGAGTCATCATGTTGCAACCCTCATTCTCATTGTGCTATCTTACATTTTTAG GTTTGCCCGTGTTGGGTCAGTTGTTTTGGCTCTTCATGATGCTAGTGATGTATTTCTGGAGGTAGGGAAGATGTCCAAATACAGTGGTGCTGAAAAGATAGCTAGCTTTGCATttgttctgtttgttttgtCCTGGATCTTACTGCGCCTTATTTACTACCCGTTCTGGGTCCTATGGAGTACTAG CTATGAAGTTCTACTGACCTTGGACAAGGAAAAACACACAGCTGCTGGACCAATTTATTATTATGTGTTCAATACTCTTCTATTCTGCTTGCTTGTTCTTCATATTTATTGGTGGGTGTTGATGTACCGGATGCTTGTTAAGCAAATCCAAGCGAGAGGCCGGCTTAGTGAAGATGTTCGATCTG attctgaagatgaagatgagcATGAAGATTGA